The following are encoded together in the Desulfomicrobium apsheronum genome:
- a CDS encoding rhodanese-like domain-containing protein has translation MTRQVIDIFPDELEELKNKTRERDYLLIDVRQPGEFAQSHIPGAQLIPLPEIESRMKELDGEKNLILYCRTGGRSSVAAALIKDAGPWQGAIYNLVGGIAGWEGKGLKDIPHLELFPRDMALSQTLYRAMNMEKGAWLFYNDLAQEYKDKELGDMIKDLAGMEEVHARAVFTYWKKNSPTPITDGFEETFERLDGRIMEGGKPISAWMARLGTDPEDRMLRLLELACEIEYYAYDLYRGLAKRDRDSEAVRTYLMLAEQEKAHVRVVTKALDRFFGD, from the coding sequence ATGACCAGACAAGTTATTGATATCTTTCCAGATGAACTCGAAGAACTCAAGAACAAGACCAGGGAACGCGACTATCTGCTGATCGATGTCCGACAGCCCGGAGAATTCGCCCAGAGCCACATTCCCGGCGCTCAGCTCATCCCGCTGCCGGAGATCGAAAGCCGCATGAAGGAGCTGGACGGGGAGAAAAATCTGATCCTGTATTGCCGCACCGGCGGCAGATCCTCCGTCGCCGCTGCCCTGATCAAGGACGCGGGACCATGGCAGGGCGCGATCTACAATCTGGTCGGCGGAATCGCGGGCTGGGAAGGCAAGGGCCTCAAAGACATCCCGCATCTGGAGCTCTTCCCCCGGGACATGGCCTTGAGCCAGACCCTCTACCGGGCCATGAACATGGAAAAGGGAGCCTGGCTTTTCTACAATGACCTCGCCCAGGAATACAAGGACAAGGAACTCGGCGACATGATCAAGGATCTTGCCGGCATGGAAGAAGTTCATGCCCGCGCCGTCTTCACCTACTGGAAGAAAAACAGCCCGACTCCCATCACCGACGGCTTCGAGGAAACGTTCGAACGCCTGGACGGACGGATCATGGAGGGCGGCAAGCCCATCTCGGCCTGGATGGCCCGTCTGGGCACGGATCCCGAGGACCGCATGCTGCGGCTTCTGGAACTGGCCTGCGAAATCGAGTACTACGCCTACGATCTCTACCGGGGCCTGGCCAAGCGTGACCGCGACAGCGAAGCGGTCCGGACCTACCTCATGCTCGCCGAGCAGGAAAAAGCCCACGTCCGCGTCGTCACCAAGGCTCTGGACCGGTTCTTTGGTGATTGA
- a CDS encoding DUF362 domain-containing protein, with product MIEVFLRQTPDYAHAASMIPDLLDNVLPDIAGSRLLIKPNFVAQRGTHPCYTHPVVIAAAARHCIERGARVTIGDSPAFGTAQAIAQGIGLNELLRPLGLEVVTLDRGVCVKSGPVRVQVSSVALNADLILNLPKFKAHSQMRFSGAVKNLFGCVTGVRKAWLHALHGDKKDRFVAMICGLMHVLPPTFSLMDGVQAMHRTGPISGEAYPLGFLGASASPVAMDTAAGMVLGAQPESFPIWAHCLRERLPGADTAALDFPRDKPDDFDAADFILPASLKPESFRPDILFCSLVKRAWLSRCKS from the coding sequence GTGATTGAGGTCTTCCTGAGGCAGACGCCGGACTACGCCCATGCCGCAAGCATGATCCCGGACCTGCTCGACAACGTGCTTCCGGACATCGCCGGTTCCCGACTGCTCATCAAGCCCAACTTCGTGGCGCAACGCGGGACGCACCCGTGCTACACCCATCCCGTCGTCATCGCCGCCGCTGCAAGGCACTGCATTGAGCGCGGAGCGCGCGTCACCATCGGGGACTCGCCCGCCTTCGGAACGGCCCAGGCCATCGCCCAGGGCATCGGGCTGAACGAACTGTTGCGGCCCCTTGGCCTTGAAGTCGTCACCCTCGACCGCGGGGTTTGCGTCAAGAGCGGACCCGTGCGGGTCCAGGTCTCGTCCGTGGCGCTAAACGCCGACCTGATCCTGAATCTCCCCAAATTCAAGGCCCATTCGCAGATGCGCTTCAGCGGCGCGGTCAAAAACCTGTTCGGATGCGTGACCGGCGTGCGCAAGGCCTGGCTGCATGCCCTGCACGGCGACAAGAAGGACCGTTTCGTGGCCATGATCTGCGGACTCATGCACGTCCTGCCGCCCACGTTCAGCCTCATGGACGGAGTGCAGGCCATGCATCGCACCGGGCCCATCTCAGGCGAGGCCTATCCGCTCGGCTTCCTCGGAGCGAGCGCCAGTCCCGTGGCCATGGACACGGCGGCGGGCATGGTCCTTGGCGCGCAGCCCGAATCTTTTCCCATCTGGGCCCATTGCCTGCGCGAAAGGCTGCCCGGCGCGGACACGGCAGCCCTGGACTTTCCCAGGGACAAACCCGATGACTTCGACGCTGCGGATTTCATCCTCCCGGCGTCGCTCAAGCCGGAATCTTTCCGGCCGGACATTCTCTTTTGCAGCCTGGTCAAACGCGCGTGGCTGTCCCGCTGCAAAAGCTGA